taacagcaagcagcaaattCTTTCAGTTTGTCTGAAGCAGGAAACTACAAGACTCTGTGGATCCACTGAACTCTCAGGGAATAACGATAAGGACTAAAGTTGGTAGGAAATTTTCCAACACtcagtttcatcagaaaatggcaatctgtcaaaatgaaatgtttcgtagaatcatagaagtgttgggctggaagggacatcaaggggtcatctagcccagccccctgcacctagacaggaccaagtaaacctagcccatccctgacagatgtttggcCAACCTGGTCTAAAAATCCTCGAGTGATGGGGAGTCCACAACCAcccttggaagcctagtccacagcttaactacccttagagatagaaagattttcctaacatCTGACCTAAATCTCTGTTACAGCAGACTAAGCCCATTACTTGTTGTCCTACCTtccgtggacatggagaacaatttatccCCATCTTCTTTCTAACAACCCTTAACCTATGTGTAGACTATTATCATGTCCAACCTCAATCTTCTGTTCTCACCTATCTTCATCGGTGAAGTTTCCTAAActctttatcatttttgttgctgtcctttgGACTCTTCCTTCTCAtagttctccacatctttcctaatgtGTGGTGATCAGAATTGTACCCCGTACTCCAGCTAAGTCCTCCACATCGCCACGTAGGGTGGGACCATTACCtcttgtgtcttacatatgacactcttggggctagtctacactacccgcctggatcggcgggtagaaatcgatctctcggggatcgatttatcacgtctcatctagCCGGATAAATCTATCCTCGAATCGAtgcgcgtactcccacctcgtcagaaggagtaagcgccgtcgacaggggagccgtggcggtcgatttgccgcagtcctcacagcggggtaagtcgaataggatacgtcgaattcagctacgctattcgcgtagctgaatttgcgtatcttaaatcgatccctccccccagtgtagacctagccttgttaatacccctaatcattttcattgtccttctatgcaccttttccaattctaatctatctttttttgagatggggtgaccagaactgcattcattattcaaggtgtgggtgtaccatggattgaTATAATAGCAATATAatatattctgttttattatctgtcTTTCCTTatggttcctaacatcctgtttgcttttttgactgctgctgcagacTGAGCggatgtttcagagaactatccacaatgactccaagatctttcttgagtggtaacagctaactttGACCCtcattttgtgtgtatatttgggattatgttttccaaagtgcattactttgcatttatcaacactgaattttatctgccattttgtttcccagtcaacCAGTTTAgtcagatccctttgtaactcttcagacATCCATTGTCTGTATCATCACCACTTTCCTGAGAACCCCTCCACCGCAGAGAGGCAGAAATAATTTTCCAGTGCTCCTCTCACAGTGTGCAGTTCTATGCCTGAGACACATGCCTCAATGTCTAAATTTAGACAATAATGTAACAGCTGGTCAtcaggagagagaaaggagattTTGCATCTTTATGGAATTAACTGATGACACTTGATGAACTGTTAACTCTCTGTTCTTCTGATTCGATTACAAAGTTcatttttttgttcctaatgtCAACCCATGGCCGACACAGAATGGAGAAATCAAACGGCCATCACAGAATTCATCTTCCTGGGATTCGGGGATCTCCCTGAGCTGCagctccttctcttcctgctgttcctagtgatctacatcTCAACCATGGCTGGGAACGTCCTCATTGTTGTGCTAGTTGtgactgatcagcaccttcacacccccatgtacttcttcctggggaacttgtcctgcttggaaacctgctacacctccaccatcctgcccaggacgctgaccagtctcctgactggggatgGGACCATTTCAGTCAGTGGCTGCCTTACACAACTGTTCTTCTTTGGTTCTCTGGCAGGTACGGAATGCTGTCTTCTAGCAgcaatgtcttatgatcggtatttagcaataTGTAAACCCCTGCACTATTCAGCTCTGATGAATACCAGGTTTTGTCTCCAGTTGGCTGCTGGGTCATGGTTCAATGGTTCTTTGGCTACTGCCATATTTATATTATTCATGTCACAGTTCATATTCTGTGGCccaaatgaaattgaccatttctattgtgatTCCGGCCTATTGGTAAATCTTGCTTGCGGGGACACACACCTTATGGCATTGTTGCCTTCTGTCCTAGCCTGTGTATTCACTCTGCCTCCATTTCTACTAACCCTGACATCCTACGTGTGTATCAtcaccaccatcctgagaatcccgtccaccactgggaggcaaaaggccttttccacctgctcctctcacctcattgtggtgacaattttctatgggacCATAATGATTGTCTACATGCTCCCGAAACATGATACACCAAGAGTGCTAAAGAAAGTGCTCTCTCTTTGCTACACGGTCCTCACTCCGCTGGTAaaccccctgatctacagcctgagaaacagagactTCAAAGAAGCCTTGAGCCAAGCAGTCACTAAATACGTGGCTTTCACAAAGAATATAGAGATGGGTAGATAATAGCTAAGGGCCAATTTGTTAAAGTGTTTAGACACCAAGTGGGATTTTGAAATCAAGATACTTTTgaaactcccatgaggcacctaaAATACCTTTGAAATTCTGGCCTCTAGCATGAGGTTTTAAAATCTACCTGGGTGATTTGGGCAAAAAGCATCTAttgaaattaatttgaaaactcccattgaaaatctcagaatacatctttaaaaataaatgcagataATCTGCCTGGAGCTACTGAGTTTTTATGGTCCCTCCCTGTGTCCATTTAACAGAGGGCACAGGAAAGTGAGGTTGTGGACAGCTCTGTCAGCCTCTCGTGTCCAGCACTGGCACATACAGGATGATGGTGTCTTTTCTCTTTTGGGGGTGGCTAAACATTCACACTGGGTGAGGTGGGTATGTAGTGTCTGAGAATGCACAGAGCTGAAAAGTCATGTAAGCGACAGAAAACACTAAATATCAAAGCAAATCCCTGGCTGTAACCCCAGCTGTACATTTCTTctctattgtttgcagtgttgttgtaaccatgttgTTCCCAGGATATTGTTTCCCTGTGTTCCATAATAAAAGCTTGTAATCAATGCCAgaaaatgtaatacaaataaaacataAGGAATGATGTTATCATCAGGCTGGTTGCTTCAAATGATATCTTATGCCTCTaaagacacaatagagaatccaaACGGAGCTCAAGTCTGTGTTGTCCAATTAAGGAAAAGGACCAGGCTGGGAGATGGCCAGACATTTCCCCCCATCATGGAGGTTTAAGTAGGCACCAATCATTGTGAACAGAAAATTTCCACAACATTTTTATTGCCAGAAAAAAGTCCATATTTCACCAAAATAAATAACTgggcaaaataaaaaaatgaatagtCTCTAGATGTAACATATCCACCACCAGCTCTCTTGACTCTTTGGAAGGCAGGAGAAAGGCTCACTCATCCTTTCCTCTACTTTCCTCAGGCCTCAAACTGAAAGCTGCTGTTTTGCTGGGAGAGTAACCTAAATTTGAATTAAGACACACACAGTAAATGGCCTGaattcctggagtcatgtgactacaTCAGACTCTTGGCTTCCATTTAAAATCAAGTTTCTAGGTTTTTTTAGATACaatgaaaagcttgaaaatggctCCCAAGTGTAACTGAGACAGTGACATCTGCCTGAGTTAGTGGAGAGACTGAGACAATCactctttggggagggggagaagctggctTAAATGTAACCAACACAGCAACATTGGCCTgagtgtgcagagagcctgagacaataGCTTTCAGTTGGGGGAACTGCACCATTCATGTCAATGGAGTGTTGGACCCACTAGCCTTGGGAGGACCCCGCCAACCATATCTCAGCACAGGACACTGTGAGTGTAGAAGGAGGTGAAGATCACAGTGGGACgagcctcacccccctcccaagGCCAGTGGTTCCAACACTCCATTGAGATAAATGGTGCAGTTCTCCCCACTGAGAGCtattgtctcaggctctctgcacactcGGGCAGATATCACTGTCTCAGTTACACTTGGGAGCCATCCTCAAGCTTTCCACTGTAACTTTAAAACCTAGAAACTTGTTCTTAAATTAAAGCCGAGATTTTGCTGTAACCATGTCCTCTGGAAATTAGTGCTTGTGTCTCGATCAAGTGTAGACTAACCCCCATAAGCAGAGAAGCAGCTTCCCATTTGAGGCCCAAGGAAATGGGAGGGAAGGATGAGTGAATCTTTCCTCTGCCTTCCCATAGGGCCAAGGGAGCTGGTGGATGGATGATCTGTTCATTTAGGCCTGACCTCTCAGACCAGGATGGAGAGGCAGAGCACAGGAAGAGTgtctgcaattagacacctgtgactggcctgtgccagctgacccGGGCTCATGGGGTTTGGGCTGTGGTGTTGTTTCATGGTAACGTAGACTTCTGAGCTTAGGCTGGAGTCTGGGTTCTAGgcccctgcgaggtgggagggtcccaaagcAGGGACTGCAGCCCAAGCTTGgaagtctgcactgcaattaaacagccctgcagcccgcgtcAGCTGGCACCGTCCAGCCATGGgggtctaactgcagtgtagacataccctcaggtatGTTAGCAGTCAGCCAGGTCAGCCAAACCCAGGGCAGGAGGCAAAGGGAGGGCACAAACTAAGGGCCATATTATCCAAACCGCTCAGCATGGCGGGTGACAAACTGTGTCAAAAATCTGACTCAGGAGTTGCTGGCTGATGGGCGTTTTTGAAaacctg
This DNA window, taken from Emys orbicularis isolate rEmyOrb1 chromosome 12, rEmyOrb1.hap1, whole genome shotgun sequence, encodes the following:
- the LOC135886028 gene encoding olfactory receptor 11A1-like; translated protein: MADTEWRNQTAITEFIFLGFGDLPELQLLLFLLFLVIYISTMAGNVLIVVLVVTDQHLHTPMYFFLGNLSCLETCYTSTILPRTLTSLLTGDGTISVSGCLTQLFFFGSLAGTECCLLAAMSYDRYLAICKPLHYSALMNTRFCLQLAAGSWFNGSLATAIFILFMSQFIFCGPNEIDHFYCDSGLLVNLACGDTHLMALLPSVLACVFTLPPFLLTLTSYVCIITTILRIPSTTGRQKAFSTCSSHLIVVTIFYGTIMIVYMLPKHDTPRVLKKVLSLCYTVLTPLVNPLIYSLRNRDFKEALSQAVTKYVAFTKNIEMGR